In Phyllopteryx taeniolatus isolate TA_2022b chromosome 22, UOR_Ptae_1.2, whole genome shotgun sequence, one DNA window encodes the following:
- the LOC133472148 gene encoding gastrula zinc finger protein XlCGF57.1-like isoform X2, with product MCARRIAEYEEERSGLKEETEPPQLLDAVFKLQPRIVLRRADISEYLHPDRQEREPFHVKEESEDKEVSHVKEEEDVKDITKFPSTGVPLKSEYDGQSEESRGAEPPSSSSNQHMTREGDGDHCGGFQAVGLLAPLSDTDDMTSHFPATEDDEEYESDMTCHIANKRWKCTQCGKTFPHKSHLKRHTRTHTGEKPFSCSVCGKTFNRNGDLKIHERTHTGNKPFACSICGQRFAIKSRLELHIRTHTGDKPFACSVCGQRFAHNGSLKIHTTMHTGDKPFACSICGQRFSVKARLKLHTRTHTGDKPFACSVCGLRFTQNGSLKRHARTHTGDKPFPCSVCGQTFTQKGNLKIHKRTHTGEKPFGCSVCGQRFPVKASLELHTRTHTGDKPFACSVCGQRFTQKGNLKTHTRTHTREKPFACSVCGQRFSRQKHLKIHTRTHTGEKAIACSVCGQRFSIEGNLKCTQEPTGDKPFACSVCGQRLSCKDGVKTHKCAG from the exons atgtgtgcaaggagGATAGCAGAGTATGAGGAGGAACGTTCTGGACTAAAAGAGGAAACTGAACCACctcaactactggacgctgtgTTCAAGTTGCAGCCTCGAATTGTGCTACGCAGAGCAG acatcagtgAATATCTTCATCCTGACCGGCAGGAGCGAGAGCCTTTTCACGTTAAAGAGGAATCGGAGGATAAAGAGGTCTCCCacgtcaaagaagaagaggatgttaaggatatcaccaagtttccatcgactggtgtccctttgaagagtgaatatgatggtcaaagtgaggagagcagaggggcagagcctccaagcagcagctcaaatCAACACATGACAAGAGAAGgcgatggagaccactgtggaggattcCAAGCAGTcggcctcttagctccactatcagatacTGATGACATGACGTCACACTTTCCTGCCACTGAAGATGATGAAGAGTATGAaagtgatatgacatgtcacattGCCAACAAACGGTGGAAATGtactcagtgtgggaaaaccttTCCTCATAAGAGCCAtttgaaaagacacacaagaacacacactggtgagaaacctttttcatgctcagtttgtggtaaaacattcaaTCGGAATGGAGacttaaaaatacatgaaagaacccacactggcaataagccttttgcctgctcaatttgtggtcaaagattcgcCATAAAGTCACGTTTAGAATTACACATAAGAACCCATACTGGTgataaaccttttgcctgctcagtttgtggtcaacgaTTCGCTCACAatggaagcttaaaaatacacacaacaatgcacaCCGGTgataaaccttttgcctgctcaatttgtggcCAAAGGTTCTCTGTAAAGGCACgcttaaaattacacacaagaacccacactggtgataaaccttttgcctgttcagtttgtggcctAAGATTCACTCAAAatggaagcttaaaaagacacgcaagaacccacactggtgataaaccttttccctgctcagtttgtggtcaaacattcactcagaagggaaacttaaaaatacacaaaagaactcacactggtgagaaaccttttggctgctcagtttgtggtcaaagattcccCGTAAAGGCAAGCTTAGAgttacacacaagaacccacactggtgataaaccttttgcctgctcagtttgtggtcaaagattcactcagaaaggaaacttaaaaacacacacaagaacccacactcgtgagaaaccttttgcctgctccgtttgtggtcaaagattctctcgtcaaaagcacttaaaaatacacacaagaacccacactggtgagaaagcaattgcctgctcagtttgtggtcaaaggttctctATAGAGGGAAActtaaaatgcacacaagaacccactggtgataaaccttttgcctgctcagtttgtggtcaaagattatCTTGTAAGGATGGGGTTAAGACGCATAAGTGTGCTGGTTAG
- the LOC133472157 gene encoding oocyte zinc finger protein XlCOF6.1-like: protein MCARRTAEHEEELWGPKVENEPQVQLLHAVCEKPRVELRTADIIEELCPEQLKPESPHIKEEDKEVHHIKEEEELEQLHIKEEEQCIKEEEQEEIIKVPSNGVPLKREDKDGQNGDIRGAEPPSGSSSQCITGEGGGLLAPLSNSDMTSHTDGDEEQSEGQTDNKCWKCSHCGKIFTYKSTLKQHVRKHTGEKPFACSVCGQRFSWKSALKTHTRTHTGEKTFVCSVCGQRFARMGDLNIHIRTHTGEKPFACLVCGRTFAHRSHLSTHTRTHTGEKPFACSVCSQRFSRKGTLNYHTRTHTGEKPFSCSVCGQKFAHRPTLITHKRKHTGEKPFVCSVCDQRFFENRTLKNHTRTHTGEKPFSCSVCDLRFSHKGNLKSHTRKHTGEKPFSCSLCGQRFSHMGNLKSHTGKHTC, encoded by the exons atgtgtgcaagaaggacagcggagcacgaggaggaactttggggGCCAAAAGTCGAGAACGAGCCACAAGTTCAACTTCTGCACGCTGTTTGCGAGAAGCCTCGAGTTGAGTTACgcacagcag acatcattGAAGAGCTTTGTCCTGAGCAGCTGAAGCCAGAGTCTcctcacatcaaagaggaagacaaAGAGGTTcatcacattaaagaggaggaggagttaGAGCAACTtcacatcaaagaggaggagcagtgcattaaagaggaagagcaggaggaaaTCATCAAGGTTCCATCGAATGGTGTCCCTTTAAAACGTGAAGATAAGGATGGTCAAAATGGGGATatcagaggggcggagcctccaagtgGGAGCTCAAGTCAATGCATAACAGGTGAAGGAGGAGGgctcttagctccactatcaAATAGTGACATGACGTCTCACACTGATGGTGATGAGGAACAGTCTGAAGGTCAGACTGACAACaaatgctggaaatgttctcattgTGGGAAAATCTTTACTTATAAGTCAACTTTGAAACAACACGTGAGaaaacacactggagagaaaccatttgcctgctcagtttgtggtcaaagattctcttgGAAGAGCGCCTTAAAAactcacacaagaacacacacaggtgagaaaacttttgtctgctcagtttgtggtcaaagatttgcTCGGATGGGAGACTTAAATATACAcataagaacacacactggagagaaaccttttgcctgcttagtttgtggtcGAACATTTGCTCATCGCAGTCATTtgtcaacacacacaagaacccacactggagagaaaccttttgcctgctcagtttgtagtcAACGATTCTCACGGAAGGGAACCTTAAATtatcacacaagaacacacacaggtgagaaacccttttcctgctcagtttgtggtcaaaaattTGCCCATAGACCAACTTTGATAACACACAAGAGAAAACACACGGGGGAGAAACCatttgtctgctcagtttgtgatcAAAGATTCTTTGAGAACAGAACCTTAAAaaatcacacaagaacacacactggggagaaacctttttcctgctcagtttgtgatcTAAGATTCTCTCACAAAGGAAacttaaaaagtcacacaagaaaacacactggtgagaaacctttttcgtgCTCACtatgtggtcaaagattctctcacatGGGAAACTTAAAAAGTCACACAGGAAAACACACTTGttag
- the LOC133472148 gene encoding gastrula zinc finger protein XlCGF57.1-like isoform X1 — MCARRTAEYEEELWGLKEEKEPQRQLLDAAFNLQPGIVLRRADVSQGLHPEWLKPESPHIKEEEGDEEALHMKEEEELEPRHIKEEEEEFLHIKQEEQEEIIKAPLTGVFSKSEDERKIEKSRGEEPPSNSSSQHMTTDGDGEHCGRSQADGLLAPRSDSDDMTSHSSDYNDDDDDDKQSDGDKTCHTDNKRWNCSQCGKTFAYKSKLKQHTRTHTGEKPFACSVCGQRFTKKGNLKSHTRTHTGEKPFSCLVCGQRFSQNETLKRHTRTHTGEKPFACSVCGQRFTKKCNLTSHTTTHSGEKRFSCLVCGQRLSQKETLKRHTRTHTGEKLFSCLVCGKRFTTKADLQIHTRTHTGEKPFSCSVCGQRFSQKGTLKSHTRTHTGEKPFSCSVCGQRFSVKGSLKIHTRTHTGEKPFSCSVCGQGFSQKGTLKIHTRTHTGEKPFACSVCGQKFSDKPNMTKHARTHTGEKPFACSVCGQRFSAKGTLKKHKNTHCEKPFSCSVLTAPLC, encoded by the exons atgtgtgcaaggaggacagcagagtacgaggaggaactttggggcctaaaggaggagaaggagccacaacgtcaactactggacgctgcgTTCAATCTGCAGCCTGGAATTGTGCTGCGCAGAGCAG ACGTCAGTCAAGGTCTTCACCCTGAGTGGCTGAAGCCAGAatcccctcacattaaagaggaagagggggaTGAAGAAGCTCTGCACatgaaagaggaagaagagctgGAGCCCcgccacatcaaagaggaggaggaagagttccTTCACATTAAAcaggaagagcaggaggaaaTCATTAAGGCTCCCTTGACTGGTGTCTTTTCAAAGAGTGAAGATGAACGCAAAATTGAGAAGAGCAGAGGGGAGGAGCCTCCAAGCaacagctcaagtcaacacatgacaacagatggTGATGGAGAGCACTGTGGaagatcacaagcagacggcctcttagctccacgatcagatagtgacgacatgacATCACACTCTTCTGactataatgatgatgatgatgatgataaacagtCTGATGGTGATAagacatgtcacactgacaacaaacgatggaattgttctcagtgtgggaaaaccttTGCTTATAAGAGCAAGTTGAAACAacacacgagaacacacactggagagaaaccttttgcctgctcagtttgcggtcaaagattcaccAAGAAGGGTAACTTGAAAAGTCacacgagaacacacactggtgagaaacctttttcctgcttagtttgtggccaaagattctctcagaatgaaacattaaaacgtcacacaagaacacatacaggagaaaaaccttttgcctgctcagtttgcggtcaaagattcaccAAGAAGTGTAACTTgacaagtcacacaacaacacacagtgGTGAGAAACGTTTTTCCTGCttagtttgtggccaaagactCTCTCAGAAGGAAACATTAAAACgtcacacacgaacacacactggggagaaacttttttcctgcttagtttgtggtaaaagattcactaCTAAGGCAGACTTACAAATACATACAAGAACAcatactggtgagaaacctttttcctgctcagtttgtggccaaagattctctcagaagggaaccttaaaaagtcacacaagaacacacactggtgagaaacccttttcttgctcagtttgtggtcaaagattctctgtgaagggcagtttaaaaatacacacaagaacacacactggtgagaaacctttttcctgctcagtttgtggccaaggattctctcagaagggaactttaaaaattcacacaagaacacacactggtgagaaaccttttgcctgctcagtttgtggtcaaaaattTTCTGATAAGCCAAACATGACAAAacacgcaagaacacacacaggtgagAAACCGTTCgcctgctcagtgtgtggtcaaagattctctgctaagggaaccttaaaaaaacacaagaacacacattgtgagaaacctttttcttgctcaGTTCTCACTGCACCACTATGTTAA
- the LOC133472271 gene encoding gastrula zinc finger protein XlCGF7.1-like — MKIKVRKDEGRSLQCGKTFASKRNLKQHMKTHTGEKPFACADCGQRFSHKESLKSHTRTHTGEKPFACSVCGQRFSHKGTLQSHTRTHTGDKPCACSVCGQSFSRKGTLKSQTRTHTGEKPFACSVCGQRFTRKGHLKRHTTTHTREKPFSCSDCGQRFTQKRYFKIHTRTHTGEKPFSCSHCGQTFSEKGTLTIHTRTHTGEKPFSCSDSQIVIGESSPITIWLGIPSLLVGIVDESFSQFHQFMHQG; from the exons atgaagatcAAAGTGAGGAAAgacgaggggcggagcctccaa tgtgggaaaacatttgcttcTAAGAGGAAtttgaaacaacacatgaaaacgcacactggagagaagccttttgcctgtGCCGATTGTGGTCAGAGATTCTCTCACAAGGAAAgcttaaaaagtcacacaaggacacacactggtgagaaaccttttgcctgctcagtttgtggtcaaagattctctcataaGGGAACGTTacaaagtcacacaagaacgcacactggtgataAACCTtgtgcctgctcagtttgtggtcaaagtttCTCCCggaagggaaccttaaaaagtcaaacaagaacgcacactggtgagaaaccttttgcctgctcagtttgcgggcaaagattcactcggaagggacacttaaaaagacacacaacaacacacactcgagagaaacctttttcctgctcagattgtgggcaaagattcactcagaagcgATActtcaaaatacacacaagaacacacactggagagaaacctttttcctgctcacaTTGTGGTCAAACGTTCTCTGAGAAGGGAACcttaacaatacacacaagaacacacactggtgagaaacctttttcgtgCTCAGATAGCCAGATTGTTATTGGAGAATCTTCTCCAATAACAATCTGGCTTGGAATCCCAAGTCTGTTGGTGGGAATTGTCGATGAAAGTTTCAGTCagtttcatcagttcatgcaccaAGGATGA